CGCCCACGGTCGAGCACGTGCTCGTGGTCAAGCGCACCGAGCAGCCCGTCGAGTGGACCGAGGGTCGCGACGTCTGGTGGTCCGACGTCGTCGACACCGCGTCCGACGAGCACACGCCCGTGGACGTCGAGGCCGAGCACCCGCTGTTCATCCTGTACACGTCCGGGACGACGGGGAAGCCCAAGGGCATCTTCCACACCACGGGCGGCTACCTCACGCAGGCGGCGTACACGCACCTCAACGTGTTCGACCTCAAGCCCGAGACGGACGTCTACTGGTGCACGGCCGACATCGGCTGGATCACCGGGCACACGTACGTGGTCTACGGGCCGCTGGTGAACGGTGCCACGCAGCTCATCTACGAGGGCACGCCGGACACGCCGCACCGCGGCCGCTGGTGGGAGCTCATCCAGAAGTACGGCGTGACGATCCTGTACACCGCCCCCACCGCGATCCGCACGTGCATGAAGTGGGGCGAGGAGATCCCCGGGCAGTTCGACCTGTCGTCGCTGCGCGTCCTCGGGTCCGTGGGCGAGCCCATCAACCCCGAGGCGTGGATGTGGTACCGCCGCGTGATCGGCGGCGACAAGGCGCCGATCGTCGACACGTGGTGGCAGACGGAGACGGGCGCGATCATGATCAGCCCGCTCCCGGGCGTCACCGAGACCAAGCCGGGCTCGGCGCAGGTCCCGCTGCCGGGCATCGCCGCGGACGTCGTCGACGACGAGGCGCACTCGGTGCCCGACGGGGCGGGCGGGTACCTCGTGCTCACGGAGCCGTGGCCGTCGATGCTGCGCGGCATCTGGGGCGACCGCGAGCGCTACGTCGACACGTACTGGTCCCGTTTCCAGGGCCTGTACTTCGCGGGCGACGGCGCGAAGAAGGACGAGGACGGCGACATCTGGCTGCTGGGCCGCGTCGACGACGTCATGAACGTCTCGGGCCACCGCCTGTCGACCACGGAGATCGAGTCCGCGCTGGTCTCGCACCCGTGGGTCGCGGAGGCCGCGGTGGTCGGCGCGACCGACGAGACGACCGGCCAGGCGGTGGTCGCGTTCGTCATCCTGCGCGGCGACTCCGACGCGTCGAGCCTGCCGGCCGACGAGGTGCAGACGACGCTGCGCAACCACGTCGGCAAGGAGATCGGCCCGATCGCGAAGCCGCGCCAGGTGCTCGTCGTCGCGGAGCTGCCCAAGACGCGCTCGGGCAAGATCATGCGCCGCCTGCTGCGTGACGTGGCCGAGCACCGGCAGGTCGGCGACGCGACGACCCTCGCGGACTCGTCGGTGATGGACCTCATCGCCCAGGGCCTGTCCACCCCGGCGGCCTCCTCGGAGGACTGAGACCCACGGCGCACGGCCCGGTCGCCGCTCGGCGGCCGGGCCGTCGTCATGCCGCGGGCACGGCGACTGCGCGCCCGTGGACCGGCCCGAACCGTTTCGGAGAGTCGTCGGGGTCCGTGCGGGCTGGTTGGGTGTCCGCGTGCCCGCCTCGGCGGGTACTCAGCCAACCCATCGGTCACGACGCCGTGACCACGGACAACAGTGGATCTTCGGAGACCCCACAGCCCAGTCGCCGAGGCTCAGGAAAGAGGATTTCCATGAGGTCTCGACCCCTGCTCGCCGGCGCCGCCGCGGCCGCCCTGGTCGCCGCGCTGGGAGCGACAGCCCTGGCCACGTCGGCGAACGCCGCCACGCCGCCCGGACTCCACGTCTCCGGCACGAGCCTGGTGGAGAAGGACGGCACGCCGTTCGTCGCACGCGGCGTGAGCCACGCGCACACCTGGTACACCTCGCAGACGCCCACCGCGATCCCCGCGATCCGCGCGGCGGGCGCGAACGCGCTGCGCGTCGTCCTGTCGGGCGGCGACCGGTGGACCAAGAACGACGCGGCGGACGTCGCGAACATCATCAGCCTGTGCAAGGCGAACAAGCTCATCTGCATGCTCGAGAACCACGACACCACGGGGTACGGCGAGCAGAGCGGTGCGGTCACGCTCGACACCGCCGCGAACTACTGGGTGAGCATCAAGTCCGCGCTCGTGGGCCAGGAGGACTACGTCCAGATCAACATCGGCAACGAGCCGTACGGCAACAACGCCACGGCGAACGCCACCTGGGCCGCGGACTCGGTCGCCGCGATCAAGAAGCTGCGCAACGCGGGCCTGCACCACAACATCGTGATCGACGCCCCGTCGTGGGGTCAGGACTGGGCGGGCATCATGCGCGACAACGCCCAGACCGTCGCCGCGGGCGACCCGGACGGCAACATCCTGTTCTCGGTCCACATGTACGGCGTCTACAACAACGCGTCGACGATCAAGACGTACCTCGACGCGTTCAAGACGAAGGGCCTGCCGCTCGTCATCGGCGAGTTCGGCGACATGCACTCCGACGGCGACCCCGACGAGGACACGATCATGTCCGAGGCCGCCGCG
The sequence above is a segment of the Cellulomonas palmilytica genome. Coding sequences within it:
- the acs gene encoding acetate--CoA ligase; amino-acid sequence: MSLHLEARVSDPTAGGLENLLSEDRRFPPSAEFAAQANASADLYSWANADRPAFWAEQARELLTWSTPFEQALDWSDAPVARWFADGRLNAAYNAVDRHVEAGRGDKVALHFEGEGGDTRTLTYADLQREVSKAANALTALGVGTGDRVAVYLPMIPEAVVTMLACARIGAPHSVVFGGFSAEALHSRILDAEAKLVVTADGGFRRGAPSALKPAVDEALAKGAPTVEHVLVVKRTEQPVEWTEGRDVWWSDVVDTASDEHTPVDVEAEHPLFILYTSGTTGKPKGIFHTTGGYLTQAAYTHLNVFDLKPETDVYWCTADIGWITGHTYVVYGPLVNGATQLIYEGTPDTPHRGRWWELIQKYGVTILYTAPTAIRTCMKWGEEIPGQFDLSSLRVLGSVGEPINPEAWMWYRRVIGGDKAPIVDTWWQTETGAIMISPLPGVTETKPGSAQVPLPGIAADVVDDEAHSVPDGAGGYLVLTEPWPSMLRGIWGDRERYVDTYWSRFQGLYFAGDGAKKDEDGDIWLLGRVDDVMNVSGHRLSTTEIESALVSHPWVAEAAVVGATDETTGQAVVAFVILRGDSDASSLPADEVQTTLRNHVGKEIGPIAKPRQVLVVAELPKTRSGKIMRRLLRDVAEHRQVGDATTLADSSVMDLIAQGLSTPAASSED
- a CDS encoding cellulase family glycosylhydrolase; this translates as MRSRPLLAGAAAAALVAALGATALATSANAATPPGLHVSGTSLVEKDGTPFVARGVSHAHTWYTSQTPTAIPAIRAAGANALRVVLSGGDRWTKNDAADVANIISLCKANKLICMLENHDTTGYGEQSGAVTLDTAANYWVSIKSALVGQEDYVQINIGNEPYGNNATANATWAADSVAAIKKLRNAGLHHNIVIDAPSWGQDWAGIMRDNAQTVAAGDPDGNILFSVHMYGVYNNASTIKTYLDAFKTKGLPLVIGEFGDMHSDGDPDEDTIMSEAAARGIGYYGWSWSGNGGGVEYLDMVTGFNPAQKSSWGKRIFDGANGIKATAVTAKIFGGGTDPTEEPTEEPTEEPTEEPTEEPTEEPTEEPTTTPGGTCTATLKIVGSWPGGFQGSVTVKAGPSAISAWSTSFTLSGATVAQGWSGTFSGTSAVTVKNAPWNGSLAPGQTAEYGFIGSGPAPTTPPPVVCS